A section of the Larus michahellis chromosome 1, bLarMic1.1, whole genome shotgun sequence genome encodes:
- the RBBP7 gene encoding histone-binding protein RBBP7 isoform X2: MAPDMMGHLFLMQLPEEVWIFSVVDASYRTSGTKHIILFHAFITLNRPEGKDYALHWLVLGTHTSDEQNHLVVARVQIPNDDQFDASQYDSEKGEFGGFGSVTGKIETEIKINHEGEVNRARYMPQNPCIIATKTPSADVLVFDYTKHPSKPDPSGECNPDLRLRGHQKEGYGLSWNSNLSGHLLSASDDHTVCLWDISAGPKEGKIVDAKAIFTGHSAVVEDVAWHLLHESLFGSVADDQKLMIWDTRSNTTSKPSHSVDAHTAEVNCLSFNPYSEFILATGSADKTVALWDLRNLKLKLHSFESHKDEIFQVHWSPHNETILASSGTDRRLNVWDLSKIGEEQSAEDAEDGPPELLFIHGGHTAKISDFSWNPNEPWVICSVSEDNIMQIWQMAENIYNDEEPDIAAAELEGQGT, translated from the exons ATGGCACCTGACATGATGGGACACCTGTTCCTGATGCAA CTCCCTGAAGAAGTTTGGATCTTCAGTGTTGTTGATGCTAGCTATCGAACTTCTGGAACCAAGCACATAATTTTATTCCATGCATTTATTACTCTAAACAGGCCAGAAGGAAAGGATTATGCTCTACACTGGCTGGTTTTGGGAACGCACACATCCGATGAACAGAACCACCTGGTTGTTGCAAGAGTCCAGATTCCCAATGATGACCAGTTCGATGCTTCTCAGTATGACAGTGAGAAAGGAG AGTTTGGTGGCTTTGGATCTGTGACTGGCAAAATTGAAACAGAGATCAAAATTAACCATGAAGGTGAAGTAAACCGTGCTCGTTACATGCCACAGAATCCCTGTATCATTGCTACAAAAACACCGTCTGCTGATGTGTTGGTATTTGATTACACTAAACATCCTTCAAAACCAG acCCAAGTGGAGAGTGTAATCCTGACCTTAGATTAAGAGGGCACCAGAAGGAAGGCTATGGCTTATCATGGAACTCCAATTTGAGTGGACATCTTCTCAGTGCATCAGATGATCAT ACTGTGTGTTTATGGGATATAAGTGCTGGACCAAAAGAAGGCAAAATTGTTGATGCGAAAGCAATCTTTACTGGACACTCTGCAGTAGTAGAAGATGTGGCATGGCATCTGCTTCATGAATCTCTGTTTGGATCGGTGGCAGATGACCAGAAGCTTATGAT TTGGGACACAAGATCTAATACCACGTCCAAACCAAGTCATTCTGTAGATGCTCATACAGCTGAGGTCAACTGTCTGTCCTTCAATCCTTACAGCGAGTTCATTCTAGCAACTGGTTCTGCTGACAAG ACGGTGGCTCTATGGGATCTTCGAAACTTAAAATTGAAACTCCATTCTTTTGAGTCACATAAAGATGAAATTTTTCAG GTTCACTGGTCTCCTCATAATGAAACAATTCTTGCTTCAAGTGGTACTGATCGTCGGCTTAATGTGTGGGATCTGAG TAAAATCGGAGAAGAGCAGTCTGCAGAGGACGCAGAAGATGGGCCTCCTGAGCTGCTT TTTATTCATGGAGGACACACTGCCaaaatttcagacttcagttgGAATCCTAATGAGCCTTGGGTAATCTGTTCTGTATCAGAGGACAACATCATGCAGATCTGGCAAATG GCAGAGAACATTTACAATGATGAAGAACCAGATATAGCAGCAGCTGAACTGGAAGGTCAAGGAACGTAA
- the RBBP7 gene encoding histone-binding protein RBBP7 isoform X3, producing MASKEVLEDTVEERVISEEYKIWKKNTPFLYDLVMTHALEWPSLTVQWLPDVTRPEGKDYALHWLVLGTHTSDEQNHLVVARVQIPNDDQFDASQYDSEKGEFGGFGSVTGKIETEIKINHEGEVNRARYMPQNPCIIATKTPSADVLVFDYTKHPSKPDPSGECNPDLRLRGHQKEGYGLSWNSNLSGHLLSASDDHTVCLWDISAGPKEGKIVDAKAIFTGHSAVVEDVAWHLLHESLFGSVADDQKLMIWDTRSNTTSKPSHSVDAHTAEVNCLSFNPYSEFILATGSADKTVALWDLRNLKLKLHSFESHKDEIFQVGKLFSQAVEKTRRVLIWTRTYRFSYDDQPQ from the exons ATGGCGAGCAAGGAAG TGCTGGAGGACACAGTGGAGGAGCGCGTCATCAGCGAGGAGTACAAGATCTGGAAGAAGAACACCCCCTTCTTGTATGATCTGGTGATGACACATGCGCTGGAGTGGCCCAGCCTCACCGTGCAGTGGTTGCCTGATGTGACCAg GCCAGAAGGAAAGGATTATGCTCTACACTGGCTGGTTTTGGGAACGCACACATCCGATGAACAGAACCACCTGGTTGTTGCAAGAGTCCAGATTCCCAATGATGACCAGTTCGATGCTTCTCAGTATGACAGTGAGAAAGGAG AGTTTGGTGGCTTTGGATCTGTGACTGGCAAAATTGAAACAGAGATCAAAATTAACCATGAAGGTGAAGTAAACCGTGCTCGTTACATGCCACAGAATCCCTGTATCATTGCTACAAAAACACCGTCTGCTGATGTGTTGGTATTTGATTACACTAAACATCCTTCAAAACCAG acCCAAGTGGAGAGTGTAATCCTGACCTTAGATTAAGAGGGCACCAGAAGGAAGGCTATGGCTTATCATGGAACTCCAATTTGAGTGGACATCTTCTCAGTGCATCAGATGATCAT ACTGTGTGTTTATGGGATATAAGTGCTGGACCAAAAGAAGGCAAAATTGTTGATGCGAAAGCAATCTTTACTGGACACTCTGCAGTAGTAGAAGATGTGGCATGGCATCTGCTTCATGAATCTCTGTTTGGATCGGTGGCAGATGACCAGAAGCTTATGAT TTGGGACACAAGATCTAATACCACGTCCAAACCAAGTCATTCTGTAGATGCTCATACAGCTGAGGTCAACTGTCTGTCCTTCAATCCTTACAGCGAGTTCATTCTAGCAACTGGTTCTGCTGACAAG ACGGTGGCTCTATGGGATCTTCGAAACTTAAAATTGAAACTCCATTCTTTTGAGTCACATAAAGATGAAATTTTTCAGGTGGGTAAACTTTTCTCACAAGCTGTAGAAAAAACTAGAAGAGTACTGATTTGGACAAGAACATACAGATTTTCATATGATGACCAACCACAGTAA
- the RBBP7 gene encoding histone-binding protein RBBP7 isoform X1: MASKEVLEDTVEERVISEEYKIWKKNTPFLYDLVMTHALEWPSLTVQWLPDVTRPEGKDYALHWLVLGTHTSDEQNHLVVARVQIPNDDQFDASQYDSEKGEFGGFGSVTGKIETEIKINHEGEVNRARYMPQNPCIIATKTPSADVLVFDYTKHPSKPDPSGECNPDLRLRGHQKEGYGLSWNSNLSGHLLSASDDHTVCLWDISAGPKEGKIVDAKAIFTGHSAVVEDVAWHLLHESLFGSVADDQKLMIWDTRSNTTSKPSHSVDAHTAEVNCLSFNPYSEFILATGSADKTVALWDLRNLKLKLHSFESHKDEIFQVHWSPHNETILASSGTDRRLNVWDLSKIGEEQSAEDAEDGPPELLFIHGGHTAKISDFSWNPNEPWVICSVSEDNIMQIWQMAENIYNDEEPDIAAAELEGQGT, translated from the exons ATGGCGAGCAAGGAAG TGCTGGAGGACACAGTGGAGGAGCGCGTCATCAGCGAGGAGTACAAGATCTGGAAGAAGAACACCCCCTTCTTGTATGATCTGGTGATGACACATGCGCTGGAGTGGCCCAGCCTCACCGTGCAGTGGTTGCCTGATGTGACCAg GCCAGAAGGAAAGGATTATGCTCTACACTGGCTGGTTTTGGGAACGCACACATCCGATGAACAGAACCACCTGGTTGTTGCAAGAGTCCAGATTCCCAATGATGACCAGTTCGATGCTTCTCAGTATGACAGTGAGAAAGGAG AGTTTGGTGGCTTTGGATCTGTGACTGGCAAAATTGAAACAGAGATCAAAATTAACCATGAAGGTGAAGTAAACCGTGCTCGTTACATGCCACAGAATCCCTGTATCATTGCTACAAAAACACCGTCTGCTGATGTGTTGGTATTTGATTACACTAAACATCCTTCAAAACCAG acCCAAGTGGAGAGTGTAATCCTGACCTTAGATTAAGAGGGCACCAGAAGGAAGGCTATGGCTTATCATGGAACTCCAATTTGAGTGGACATCTTCTCAGTGCATCAGATGATCAT ACTGTGTGTTTATGGGATATAAGTGCTGGACCAAAAGAAGGCAAAATTGTTGATGCGAAAGCAATCTTTACTGGACACTCTGCAGTAGTAGAAGATGTGGCATGGCATCTGCTTCATGAATCTCTGTTTGGATCGGTGGCAGATGACCAGAAGCTTATGAT TTGGGACACAAGATCTAATACCACGTCCAAACCAAGTCATTCTGTAGATGCTCATACAGCTGAGGTCAACTGTCTGTCCTTCAATCCTTACAGCGAGTTCATTCTAGCAACTGGTTCTGCTGACAAG ACGGTGGCTCTATGGGATCTTCGAAACTTAAAATTGAAACTCCATTCTTTTGAGTCACATAAAGATGAAATTTTTCAG GTTCACTGGTCTCCTCATAATGAAACAATTCTTGCTTCAAGTGGTACTGATCGTCGGCTTAATGTGTGGGATCTGAG TAAAATCGGAGAAGAGCAGTCTGCAGAGGACGCAGAAGATGGGCCTCCTGAGCTGCTT TTTATTCATGGAGGACACACTGCCaaaatttcagacttcagttgGAATCCTAATGAGCCTTGGGTAATCTGTTCTGTATCAGAGGACAACATCATGCAGATCTGGCAAATG GCAGAGAACATTTACAATGATGAAGAACCAGATATAGCAGCAGCTGAACTGGAAGGTCAAGGAACGTAA